One Fontisphaera persica DNA window includes the following coding sequences:
- a CDS encoding phosphatidylglycerophosphatase A family protein yields MGKPDRAGPEGGRLGNRSRKGVRDGILFENRGRRGHGDGMAGLWEKTSLWLAQGLGVGRLPFAPGTWGAALGVVWCMALLAGGSFWLYLAGIFCSCAASVYLCGRAEAMLGEKDPGSVVLDEIIALPISFLPFVAAAWWRNGALPGPGSLCEKNGPLIGLTVFVLFRLFDILKPWPVKQSQALPGGWGITADDVLAAIYTAAVAWVVLRLFQRHTLGSRAGWHLLQVESF; encoded by the coding sequence GTGGGAAAACCGGACCGTGCCGGGCCGGAGGGTGGTCGGCTGGGTAACCGCAGCCGGAAAGGTGTGCGGGATGGGATTTTGTTTGAGAATCGGGGGCGGCGGGGGCATGGTGACGGCATGGCAGGTTTGTGGGAAAAGACAAGCTTGTGGCTGGCGCAAGGGCTGGGTGTGGGGCGATTGCCGTTCGCGCCGGGTACGTGGGGGGCAGCCCTGGGTGTGGTTTGGTGCATGGCGCTGCTGGCCGGGGGCAGCTTTTGGTTGTATCTGGCGGGCATTTTTTGCTCTTGCGCTGCATCAGTTTATTTATGTGGACGGGCGGAGGCCATGCTGGGGGAGAAAGACCCCGGCTCGGTGGTGTTGGATGAGATTATTGCTTTGCCCATTAGTTTCCTGCCCTTTGTGGCGGCGGCTTGGTGGCGCAACGGCGCGCTGCCGGGCCCGGGAAGTTTGTGCGAAAAAAACGGCCCCCTCATTGGGCTGACGGTTTTTGTGCTTTTTCGTCTGTTTGACATCCTCAAACCTTGGCCGGTCAAGCAGAGCCAGGCTCTGCCCGGGGGATGGGGCATTACGGCGGACGACGTGCTGGCGGCGATTTACACCGCCGCGGTGGCGTGGGTGGTATTGCGTTTGTTTCAGCGCCACACGCTGGGATCAAGGGCGGGTTGGCATTTGCTGCAGGTTGAGTCATTTTAG
- a CDS encoding ABC transporter ATP-binding protein, which translates to MALLELQGLRKSFPTPAGGLRRVVDVPAFKLEAGEQVGVFGPSGSGKTTLLHLIAGILRPDAGRILLNGRDLVLLREPQLDRVRAQQMGLIFQSFNLLQGFTALENVALGMAFGRGVDWGRARRLLERVGLGEQGDYLPAQLSTGQQQRVAVARALAQRPALVLADEPTASLDAAHAQAALGLIRELCQEESAALLLVSHDAEVLRALPRGFEMPVPKPPEEVRP; encoded by the coding sequence GTGGCTTTGCTGGAATTGCAAGGTTTGCGCAAAAGTTTCCCCACGCCCGCCGGTGGTTTGCGGCGGGTGGTGGACGTGCCTGCCTTTAAGCTGGAGGCTGGCGAGCAGGTGGGGGTGTTTGGTCCCAGTGGTTCGGGCAAAACCACTCTTCTGCATTTAATCGCCGGCATCCTGCGCCCGGATGCCGGACGTATTCTGCTAAATGGCCGCGATTTGGTCCTGCTCCGGGAGCCGCAATTGGACCGGGTGCGGGCGCAGCAGATGGGTTTGATTTTTCAGTCCTTCAATCTACTTCAAGGTTTCACGGCGCTGGAGAATGTGGCGCTGGGCATGGCGTTTGGGCGAGGCGTGGATTGGGGGCGCGCCCGCCGGTTGTTGGAGCGGGTGGGGCTGGGTGAGCAGGGCGATTATTTGCCCGCGCAGCTTAGCACGGGCCAGCAGCAACGGGTGGCGGTGGCGCGGGCGCTGGCGCAGCGGCCCGCGCTGGTATTGGCGGATGAGCCGACCGCCAGTCTGGATGCCGCGCATGCGCAAGCCGCGTTGGGACTCATCCGGGAGCTGTGTCAGGAGGAGTCGGCCGCGTTGTTGTTGGTCAGTCACGATGCCGAAGTGCTGCGGGCTTTGCCGCGTGGCTTCGAGATGCCCGTGCCGAAACCACCGGAGGAGGTGAGGCCGTGA
- a CDS encoding ABC transporter permease, with product MILPLLIRRSLQQHAASSVITAFSVALAGGLLLTVWGTRDQARRAFAGATTGFDAVLGVRGAKLQLVLNAVFHLEASPGNLKWEDFQEIRDHPAVELAVPLALGDNYHGYRIAGTTLDYFQRAEPVPGQKFALEPGGRWFDPLRREAVVGSFAARRLGLRVGDKFHPYHGLAFDAEHQHEEDYLVVGVLKPSNTPADRVIWIPLAGVQHMSGHDPAAATDLSAVLVKLKGGSPLAGFQLDQYYNRQGARLTWAWPIGRVVAELFDKLAWLDRVLAAVAGLVAVVAAAAIMASLYNAMHARRRDLAILRALGAHRRTVFAATWAEALCISGLGVLGAFPVYVCCMAGVAALVRASTGVVLEVWSWHPAMLWMPLGMVVLGGLAGLAPALRAYRTEVSRHLAPIS from the coding sequence GTGATTCTACCCTTATTAATCCGCCGCAGTTTGCAACAGCACGCGGCATCGAGCGTGATTACGGCGTTCTCGGTGGCCCTGGCTGGCGGCTTGCTGCTGACAGTGTGGGGGACTCGCGACCAGGCGCGGCGGGCTTTTGCGGGGGCCACCACGGGGTTCGACGCGGTTCTGGGCGTGCGCGGCGCCAAGCTGCAACTGGTGCTCAACGCGGTGTTTCATCTGGAAGCCTCGCCCGGCAATTTGAAGTGGGAGGATTTTCAGGAGATTCGGGACCATCCGGCGGTGGAGCTGGCGGTGCCGCTGGCCTTGGGGGACAATTATCATGGCTACCGCATTGCCGGGACGACGCTGGACTATTTCCAGCGCGCCGAGCCTGTCCCGGGGCAGAAGTTTGCGTTGGAGCCGGGCGGGCGCTGGTTTGATCCTCTGCGGCGGGAGGCAGTGGTGGGAAGTTTTGCAGCACGGCGGTTGGGCCTGCGTGTGGGGGATAAGTTTCATCCCTATCACGGTCTGGCGTTTGATGCGGAGCATCAGCACGAGGAGGATTATCTGGTGGTGGGCGTGTTGAAGCCCTCCAATACTCCGGCGGACCGCGTGATATGGATTCCGCTGGCTGGCGTGCAGCACATGAGCGGGCATGACCCGGCGGCGGCGACGGACTTGAGCGCCGTGCTGGTCAAGCTCAAAGGGGGCAGTCCGCTGGCGGGCTTTCAACTGGACCAATATTACAACCGGCAGGGCGCACGGCTGACGTGGGCGTGGCCCATTGGGCGGGTGGTGGCGGAATTGTTTGACAAGCTGGCCTGGCTGGACCGGGTGTTGGCGGCGGTGGCGGGGTTGGTGGCCGTGGTGGCTGCGGCGGCCATCATGGCGAGTTTGTACAACGCCATGCACGCCCGGCGGCGGGACCTGGCCATTTTACGGGCCTTGGGAGCTCACCGGCGGACGGTATTTGCCGCCACGTGGGCGGAGGCGCTGTGCATTTCCGGGTTGGGAGTATTGGGGGCTTTTCCGGTTTATGTCTGTTGCATGGCGGGAGTGGCGGCGCTGGTGCGGGCCTCGACCGGGGTGGTGTTGGAGGTGTGGTCCTGGCATCCGGCCATGCTGTGGATGCCGCTGGGGATGGTTGTCTTGGGAGGGCTGGCGGGATTGGCGCCGGCGCTCAGGGCCTATCGCACGGAAGTGTCACGGCATCTGGCGCCAATTTCTTGA
- a CDS encoding immunoglobulin domain-containing protein yields the protein MLLATLQNNSGSPIGQLTISYTQTSYATDVTEQVPAHRVYFSLTGEPGSWQVIPGLSSQPDGNLSASIATTGWSPGANLYILWVDDNANPGTDPAYTIDSVSFNAVGASGPLQIVNPNLPQSLGLQEYDRATFQFVVSGQSPSFQWYKNGQPIPGANNANFTINSVTPADAGQYYCVASNPVPSVVTSRVAVLNVAPDEIKPAVATVSGVGAAKVRVVFSEAVRASTATNAGNYTVFLPSGGGSIAVQSVTLLNTNTVELTLAAPRQYAVEYYLTVRNVQDLAQTPNTIFTQTETIPAEYNMPIFQMNHVWKYNTNGTDLGTAWRNVGYNDADWPSGQGILGFEDSAATLAAFAAAGESVRTDFGSLTGRSIPTYYFRTTFTNTNTISGLGLMVEGWIDDGAIFFLNGVEVGRWTSPGTWTDPVVFTSLVSAAASPEGTVKTVVLDATPLRFGENTLAVEVHQNSLTSSDVVLGIRLNQVIPAPLAITQQPQGTNIFDGQTLTLTVGYSGSLPRFQWYRNGVPVAGANSATYSVASAVTNDSGNYYVVITNGISAVTSATVNVTVRVDNIPPAVYGALMQTNGFDQNWGDACVVQIAFTEPVNTNDAVNLANYFIVRQGDATNVTLQIFQATIDASGTNLTLICAPKQETSLVNYSLYIGNIRDRAAAQNVMTRTNLFMFQRHYLVKSQTQAWRYNASGQDLGTAWIAPTFNDSAWDQAYTPFVDESYQNTIPNGWGAPSVYIPVSNTITSYYYRTTFNLPVDPAGVRLQFEIWADDGCVMYLNGTELRSDQDNANNPGGRYYMTNGTEQVRATTLAQNHAAGTPSQRAPLYPVNLRNGQNTLAVSVHQSANDMGGTTQDHAFAIQVIATVPPLNQAVRPSLVQQPANITTNLGATVTFRPVGDGTLPLTAVWYFNTNTPIRTNVVASGTAITNIPNLIALTLNNVTGANEGTYTLVLQNSAGVVTSTVATLTVLRPPTFLVQPTSVSAAVGSNVTFTAQAEGTLPLRYQWYFNGVNRLVGETNATLTLLNVQTEQAGNYSVVVTNSVGAVTSQVATLTVIGGQATPPNIPRGSLVYRGPGNNFSLQVPTQAGFTYRLQWNLNVEDRNGWQNVPGATVSGDGSVRTLTDINPAGPRRFYRIAVD from the coding sequence ATGCTGCTGGCCACCTTACAAAACAACTCGGGCAGTCCCATCGGTCAGCTCACCATCAGCTACACCCAAACCAGCTATGCTACCGATGTGACGGAGCAGGTTCCTGCCCATCGGGTGTACTTCAGTTTGACCGGAGAGCCTGGGAGTTGGCAGGTAATACCGGGCTTGTCGAGTCAGCCGGATGGCAACCTCAGTGCCAGCATTGCCACTACTGGCTGGAGTCCGGGGGCCAACTTGTACATCCTGTGGGTGGATGATAACGCCAACCCTGGCACAGACCCGGCCTATACTATTGATAGTGTGAGCTTTAATGCAGTGGGCGCGAGCGGTCCTTTGCAGATTGTGAATCCGAATTTGCCGCAAAGCCTGGGTTTGCAGGAATACGACCGGGCCACGTTCCAGTTTGTCGTTTCGGGGCAGTCGCCGTCTTTCCAATGGTACAAAAACGGGCAGCCGATACCCGGGGCCAACAATGCCAATTTTACCATAAACTCGGTTACACCGGCCGATGCTGGACAATATTATTGCGTGGCCAGCAACCCGGTTCCGAGTGTGGTGACCAGCCGGGTGGCGGTGTTGAACGTGGCGCCGGATGAAATCAAACCGGCTGTGGCGACGGTCAGTGGGGTTGGGGCGGCGAAGGTGCGCGTGGTGTTCAGCGAGGCGGTGCGCGCTTCCACGGCAACCAACGCGGGCAACTACACGGTATTTCTGCCTAGTGGTGGCGGCAGCATCGCCGTGCAATCAGTGACCTTGTTGAACACCAACACGGTGGAACTGACCCTGGCCGCTCCGCGGCAATACGCGGTGGAATACTATTTGACGGTGCGCAATGTCCAGGATTTGGCGCAAACGCCCAACACGATTTTCACGCAGACGGAAACGATTCCGGCGGAATACAACATGCCCATTTTCCAGATGAACCATGTCTGGAAATACAACACCAACGGCACGGATTTGGGCACTGCCTGGCGCAATGTGGGGTACAACGACGCAGATTGGCCTTCCGGCCAAGGCATCCTTGGTTTTGAAGATTCGGCCGCAACCTTGGCGGCTTTTGCCGCAGCCGGGGAGTCCGTGCGCACAGACTTTGGCTCGCTCACCGGCCGCAGTATACCCACTTATTACTTCCGCACAACTTTCACCAATACCAACACCATTTCGGGTCTGGGACTGATGGTGGAAGGGTGGATTGATGATGGTGCGATTTTCTTCCTCAACGGGGTGGAGGTGGGCCGTTGGACCAGCCCGGGCACGTGGACGGACCCGGTGGTGTTCACCAGCCTGGTGAGTGCGGCCGCCAGCCCGGAGGGCACGGTCAAGACGGTGGTTTTGGATGCCACGCCATTGCGTTTTGGGGAAAACACCCTGGCAGTGGAGGTGCACCAAAACAGCCTGACCAGCTCCGACGTGGTTTTGGGTATTCGTTTGAACCAGGTGATTCCGGCGCCGCTGGCCATCACACAGCAGCCACAGGGCACCAACATTTTTGACGGCCAGACCTTAACCCTGACGGTGGGTTATTCCGGCTCTCTGCCTCGCTTCCAATGGTACCGCAATGGCGTGCCGGTGGCGGGAGCCAATTCGGCCACGTACTCAGTGGCTTCGGCGGTGACCAATGATTCGGGCAATTATTACGTGGTCATCACCAACGGCATCTCGGCGGTGACCAGTGCGACGGTGAACGTGACGGTGCGGGTGGATAACATTCCGCCGGCGGTGTATGGGGCCTTGATGCAAACCAATGGTTTCGACCAGAACTGGGGTGACGCCTGCGTGGTGCAAATCGCCTTCACCGAGCCGGTGAACACCAACGACGCGGTGAACCTTGCCAATTACTTCATCGTGCGGCAGGGCGATGCCACGAACGTCACCTTGCAAATCTTCCAGGCGACAATTGACGCCTCGGGGACAAACCTGACGTTGATTTGCGCTCCGAAACAGGAAACCAGCCTGGTTAACTACAGTCTGTACATTGGGAACATTCGCGACCGTGCGGCCGCCCAGAACGTGATGACGCGGACCAACCTGTTCATGTTCCAGCGTCATTATTTGGTTAAATCGCAGACCCAGGCTTGGCGGTATAATGCCTCGGGGCAGGATTTGGGCACGGCGTGGATTGCGCCGACCTTTAACGACTCGGCGTGGGACCAGGCCTACACGCCGTTTGTGGATGAATCATATCAAAATACCATCCCCAACGGGTGGGGTGCCCCGTCGGTGTACATCCCGGTGAGCAACACCATCACCTCCTACTATTACCGTACCACGTTCAACCTGCCAGTGGACCCGGCGGGCGTGCGGCTGCAGTTTGAAATCTGGGCGGATGATGGCTGCGTCATGTACCTGAACGGCACCGAACTGCGCAGTGATCAGGACAACGCCAACAACCCTGGTGGCCGTTACTACATGACCAATGGCACGGAGCAGGTCCGGGCGACGACGCTGGCGCAGAATCACGCGGCGGGCACGCCGTCGCAGCGCGCTCCGCTGTATCCGGTGAACCTGCGCAACGGGCAGAACACGCTGGCGGTTTCGGTGCATCAGAGTGCGAATGACATGGGTGGGACGACGCAAGACCATGCGTTTGCCATTCAGGTGATTGCCACCGTTCCGCCGTTGAACCAGGCGGTGCGGCCGTCGCTGGTGCAACAGCCGGCCAACATCACCACCAACCTGGGCGCCACGGTGACTTTCCGTCCGGTGGGCGACGGCACGCTGCCATTGACGGCGGTGTGGTATTTCAACACCAACACGCCGATTCGCACCAACGTGGTGGCTTCGGGCACGGCGATCACCAACATCCCGAATCTGATTGCCCTGACGTTGAACAACGTGACGGGCGCCAATGAGGGCACCTACACGCTGGTGTTGCAGAACTCGGCCGGGGTCGTGACCAGCACCGTGGCCACTTTGACGGTGCTGCGGCCGCCCACCTTCCTGGTGCAACCGACGAGCGTCAGCGCCGCGGTGGGCAGCAACGTCACCTTTACGGCACAGGCCGAAGGCACCCTGCCGTTGCGGTATCAATGGTACTTCAACGGGGTGAACCGGCTGGTGGGCGAGACCAATGCCACGCTGACGCTGCTCAACGTGCAGACGGAGCAGGCCGGCAACTACAGCGTGGTGGTGACCAACAGCGTGGGGGCGGTGACCAGCCAGGTAGCCACCCTCACGGTTATTGGCGGTCAAGCCACGCCGCCGAACATCCCGCGCGGCAGTTTGGTGTATCGCGGTCCGGGCAACAACTTCTCGTTACAGGTGCCGACGCAGGCGGGCTTTACGTATCGCCTGCAATGGAACCTCAATGTGGAGGATCGCAACGGCTGGCAAAACGTGCCGGGTGCCACGGTGAGTGGCGATGGCTCGGTGCGTACCTTGACGGATATCAATCCGGCCGGCCCGAGACGGTTCTATCGGATTGCGGTGGATTAA
- a CDS encoding metal-dependent transcriptional regulator, translating to MSKTMRQKTRGRRRSKNSQANPSISAEDYLERMAELIEAKGFARAVDLAAALDISQPSVTAMAQRLAREGYVVYEKYRRLQLTESGQDLAAKIRRRHATLQCFLSLLGVDQQTQEDDIEGWEHCLSADTLERLGRLTDFIRARPALLAELQANMTQPAVPPATTTS from the coding sequence ATGAGCAAGACCATGCGGCAAAAGACGAGAGGACGCCGGCGCAGCAAAAATAGCCAGGCGAATCCCAGCATCAGCGCAGAGGATTATCTGGAGCGGATGGCAGAACTGATTGAGGCCAAAGGTTTTGCCCGTGCAGTGGATTTGGCGGCCGCACTGGACATCAGCCAGCCTTCTGTGACGGCCATGGCGCAGCGGCTGGCACGCGAGGGTTATGTGGTGTACGAGAAATACCGGCGCCTGCAATTGACGGAGTCCGGGCAGGATTTAGCCGCGAAAATCCGCCGTCGTCATGCCACGCTGCAGTGTTTTTTATCTCTGTTGGGGGTGGACCAGCAAACTCAGGAGGACGATATCGAGGGTTGGGAGCACTGCCTGAGCGCGGACACCTTGGAGCGGCTGGGGAGGTTGACCGATTTTATTCGGGCGCGTCCCGCCTTGTTGGCGGAATTGCAGGCCAACATGACTCAACCGGCGGTGCCGCCAGCTACCACCACGTCTTGA
- a CDS encoding cell division protein ZapB: MTWKVNLVAPLISAPFSTAEPAATNTEFIVRIIPLRNSSGQPVELRNHPGATNVSLRQLVLFLRTNPVNYATFQPGKFVCTEFAQALHNAAEAAGLRAGVVMVDFTRGEGHVLNAFETTDKGVVYVDCTGGLPGAVPRQEFDTFGYLQTGKPYGRLPLDIGFPDPNHYSRYEQVDRIWTKMEIDQAQLEERRKRAADEARAVREAAQKLGPPPWPPERRNEVENLEKRRANLQKEELALRQEWEELRQRQKQWRFRVYHSNTNPVVRFKTWW, translated from the coding sequence ATGACCTGGAAGGTCAACTTGGTGGCCCCCCTCATCTCCGCACCATTTTCGACGGCGGAACCTGCCGCCACCAACACCGAGTTTATTGTGCGCATCATTCCCTTGCGCAATTCCTCGGGGCAGCCTGTGGAGTTGCGCAATCATCCCGGCGCCACCAACGTCAGCCTGCGCCAACTGGTGCTTTTTCTCCGCACCAACCCGGTGAACTACGCCACCTTTCAACCCGGCAAATTCGTTTGCACGGAATTCGCCCAAGCCCTCCACAATGCCGCCGAGGCCGCCGGTCTGCGCGCCGGGGTGGTGATGGTGGATTTTACCCGTGGCGAAGGCCATGTTTTGAATGCGTTTGAAACCACCGACAAAGGCGTGGTCTATGTGGATTGCACGGGTGGCCTTCCGGGCGCCGTTCCCCGCCAGGAATTCGATACCTTTGGCTACCTGCAAACCGGGAAGCCCTACGGACGCCTGCCGTTGGACATTGGCTTCCCGGACCCCAACCACTATTCGCGCTACGAGCAGGTGGACCGGATTTGGACCAAAATGGAAATAGACCAGGCCCAATTGGAAGAACGCCGCAAACGCGCCGCCGACGAGGCCCGGGCCGTCCGCGAGGCTGCCCAGAAACTCGGCCCGCCACCCTGGCCGCCAGAGCGCCGAAACGAAGTTGAAAACTTGGAAAAACGCAGGGCAAACTTGCAAAAAGAAGAACTGGCGCTACGGCAGGAATGGGAAGAGTTGCGCCAGCGGCAAAAGCAGTGGCGCTTCCGGGTGTACCACAGCAATACCAATCCCGTCGTGCGCTTCAAGACGTGGTGGTAG
- a CDS encoding RNA polymerase sigma factor has protein sequence MDHTQGFDVAACLAGVRRRDEQAARQLVEFLHPLVMKIVRAHLSPRLQEEDLAQEIFAKVFNRLHQYRGQMPLEHWVARVAVNTCRNALRALRVRPEVRWADLSEDEAQALTTALHTDEPPVAHAVAARDLVEKLLETLAPEDRLILVWLDMEERSVAEISQLTGWSEAMIKVRAFRARRKLRKQLARLMQ, from the coding sequence ATGGACCACACGCAAGGGTTTGATGTCGCGGCCTGTCTGGCAGGCGTCCGCAGGCGTGATGAACAGGCAGCGCGCCAACTGGTTGAGTTTTTGCATCCGCTGGTCATGAAAATTGTCCGGGCGCACCTGTCCCCACGGTTGCAGGAAGAAGACCTGGCCCAGGAAATCTTTGCCAAGGTCTTCAACCGCCTGCATCAATACCGCGGGCAAATGCCGTTGGAACACTGGGTGGCTCGCGTGGCGGTGAACACCTGCCGCAATGCCCTGCGCGCCCTGCGCGTCCGCCCTGAAGTGCGGTGGGCGGATCTCAGCGAAGACGAAGCCCAAGCCCTGACCACCGCCCTGCACACCGACGAGCCGCCCGTGGCGCATGCGGTGGCCGCACGGGACCTGGTGGAAAAACTGTTGGAAACTTTGGCGCCGGAAGACCGCTTGATTCTGGTCTGGTTGGACATGGAAGAGCGGAGCGTCGCGGAAATCAGCCAACTCACCGGCTGGTCAGAAGCTATGATTAAAGTGCGCGCCTTCCGGGCGCGCCGCAAACTACGGAAGCAACTGGCGAGATTGATGCAATAA
- a CDS encoding DtxR family transcriptional regulator → MWIYIAGCLGIGLLAAAMLVVWPRAGLLARWKAARLFARRCQREDALKHLLHQEANGRPVSLESLAGAVQLKTDAAADLMEDLEARGLTRLEDGHFQLTPPGRELAAHVVRAHRLWESYLADQTGVGEREWHAQAEQQEHLLTPEETEALAARLGHPRLDPHGDVIPESGEPLPADVSQSLNTAPLNTPLVITHLEDEPVKVYDQLAAMGLGPGVNVSITERLPHQVKICAQGVQHVLAPLQAQNVGVEVAAEVVRPPQAERFLSSLDLGQKAVVLGLSPACRGPERRRLLDLGFVPGTEVRVAMKSPLGDPVAYEVRGTTVALRQDQARYIRIAEPVALAA, encoded by the coding sequence ATGTGGATTTACATTGCGGGTTGCCTGGGAATCGGCCTGCTCGCGGCAGCAATGCTGGTGGTCTGGCCGCGGGCTGGGTTGCTGGCGCGCTGGAAGGCGGCTCGTTTGTTTGCCCGGCGCTGCCAGCGGGAGGATGCCCTGAAACATTTGCTGCATCAGGAGGCCAACGGGCGTCCGGTGAGCCTGGAGAGCCTGGCGGGGGCAGTGCAATTGAAAACCGACGCAGCGGCGGATTTGATGGAGGATTTGGAGGCGCGCGGGTTGACGCGGTTGGAGGACGGGCATTTTCAACTCACCCCCCCGGGGCGCGAGCTGGCTGCACACGTGGTGCGGGCGCATCGGTTGTGGGAGAGTTACCTGGCGGACCAAACCGGGGTGGGGGAGCGCGAATGGCATGCGCAGGCGGAGCAGCAGGAGCATTTGTTGACCCCGGAAGAAACCGAAGCCTTGGCGGCGCGCTTGGGGCATCCGCGGTTGGACCCGCACGGTGACGTTATTCCCGAGTCTGGCGAGCCATTGCCGGCCGATGTCAGCCAGTCCCTCAATACCGCGCCCCTTAACACACCCCTGGTAATCACCCATTTGGAGGATGAGCCGGTGAAGGTGTACGACCAGCTTGCGGCGATGGGGCTGGGGCCGGGGGTCAATGTTTCAATCACCGAACGTCTGCCGCATCAGGTGAAAATCTGTGCCCAGGGTGTGCAGCATGTTCTGGCGCCGTTGCAGGCGCAGAACGTGGGGGTGGAGGTGGCTGCGGAGGTGGTACGGCCGCCGCAGGCCGAGCGGTTTCTTTCATCCCTGGACCTGGGACAAAAGGCAGTGGTGTTGGGCCTTTCGCCTGCCTGCCGGGGGCCGGAGCGGCGGCGGCTGCTGGATTTGGGATTTGTGCCGGGCACGGAGGTCAGGGTGGCCATGAAAAGTCCCCTGGGGGATCCGGTGGCATATGAAGTGCGCGGCACCACCGTGGCGTTGCGGCAGGACCAGGCACGGTACATCCGCATCGCCGAACCCGTTGCTTTGGCGGCATGA
- a CDS encoding FeoB small GTPase domain-containing protein produces the protein MKTPVPTASASPGPCADCTVYRAARLKKLGLRVDRWDYVVALAGNPNTGKSTVFNALTGLRQHTGNWPGKTVARAEGGFEYGGKRFKLVDLPGTYSLLSTSVDEEIARNFLLFGQPEVTVVVADATRLERNLNLTLQVLEITPRVVLCLNLMDEARRYGLEVDARQLARDLGIPVVPAAARQGEGLPELLETIHGVATGQILCRPQRVAQEPPALREALQDLVGRLRRLYPRLPNHRWVAMRLLAGDDRILQAVQSGEIAQLAEAAANGGEVGLTRPEPVKA, from the coding sequence ATGAAAACCCCGGTGCCCACAGCTTCTGCGTCTCCCGGCCCCTGCGCGGATTGCACGGTGTACCGTGCCGCGCGGCTGAAAAAATTGGGGTTGCGGGTGGACCGATGGGATTACGTGGTGGCCCTGGCCGGCAATCCCAACACCGGCAAAAGCACGGTGTTTAACGCCTTGACTGGCCTGCGGCAGCACACGGGCAACTGGCCGGGCAAGACGGTGGCCCGGGCGGAAGGGGGATTTGAGTATGGCGGCAAACGCTTCAAGCTGGTGGATTTACCGGGCACCTATAGTTTGCTTTCCACCAGCGTGGATGAAGAAATTGCGCGTAATTTTCTCCTTTTCGGCCAGCCCGAGGTGACGGTGGTGGTGGCCGATGCCACGCGGTTGGAGCGCAATTTGAATTTAACTCTTCAGGTGCTGGAAATCACACCACGGGTGGTGTTGTGCCTGAACTTGATGGATGAAGCCCGGCGCTATGGTTTGGAGGTGGATGCGCGGCAACTGGCACGCGACTTGGGCATCCCGGTGGTGCCAGCGGCGGCGCGGCAGGGAGAAGGGTTGCCAGAACTGCTGGAAACGATTCATGGGGTGGCGACGGGCCAGATACTTTGCCGGCCCCAACGGGTGGCGCAGGAGCCGCCGGCCTTGCGAGAGGCGTTGCAGGATTTGGTGGGGCGGTTGAGGCGGCTTTATCCCCGTTTACCCAACCATCGGTGGGTGGCCATGCGGTTGCTGGCAGGGGATGACCGCATTTTACAGGCGGTGCAGAGCGGGGAAATTGCCCAACTGGCGGAAGCGGCGGCCAACGGAGGCGAGGTGGGATTGACGCGTCCAGAGCCGGTGAAAGCTTGA